The segment CACCCTACTGAAAATCAAAACCGCCGGAGAATGGGCCCGGCAGCAGTTAAATTGATTTTTGAAAATGGTTTTTATATCCTTTTGCCCGTTCATAGCACAGGCCGCTATTAAGGTCTTCCGTCCAAAGAATGCTAACCCTAAGTTCTAACTTAAATTCCAATCCCTTGCATTATTTTATCTGCTTTAATTACTATAGTATCACCTAGGGATGTCAGCATAATCGTCTGAAAAAACAAGCCCATTGATGCAGCCATTATTAAAGATAACAAATTTTTGTCACTCGCTGCAGCTACAAAAACCAACATGATATTAAAGCTAAACACCCAGAAGCTATAAGCCCTTTTATATAACGCCGCCAGCACAATCAAGCCCGTTCTGGCAATGACACTTGCTGACTCTTATATAATTTAGAGATTATTACCGCAGATGTCTTTTCCATATTAAACATCTTTTCCTATGCCTCCAGCCTATGTTTGGGTATCTCTATTTTTAATCTGAATAGACTGTCCTGAATATCAAGCAGCATTTCACCATCCAACTTTTCAGTCAATCTTTTTATAATCGCAAGGCCGTCTCCCGTATGCTTACTTTTCCTGGTAGAAAAGCCTGCAGAAAAAAGCATTTCCGATGTAAAAATCTGACTTTGAGTAAAGGTATTGGTAATTTCAATAATATAATCTAAGGGGTCGTCACCAATTTGTACTGTAATCACCCCTTGGGATTGCTCCGGCATTGTTTCACACGCTTCTATGCCATTATCCAGTGCATTTCCTAATATGGAGACCAGGTCAAGTACGTATCTTTTGTCGCTTTTAATCATTGTACTGCATTTAAAGTCCACTGAAATATTTTTTTGCCTAGCTTCGGTAACCTTGGAAAAAAGAAGTACATCCAATTCTTTTAGACCTGTCTCGATGCTAATCATACTGTCATCTAAAGACTTTACATACTGAGATAAATAACCTTCCAGTTTTTCGTATTCTTTCTCTTTTGCTAAGTTAGAAATAACGCTTAAATGATTTTTAATGTCATGACGGTGCCGGCGGTAAAGGCGGTTTTGTTCCTGAATATGCTCAAACTTTAAACGCATTAGTCTATGCTGCTCTTCCTCCAAACCGGATGTATATAACTTTCGAATCAGAAAAATGGCGGCAATAATCAAAAAAAAGGTCACTATGCCAAAAATCAGCTCAAGAATATCGTCATTATTCGGCTGCAAAACATTATACCTTTTCATGAAGCTGTTATTGATTAACAGAACAATTAACGCCAACTGAGTTATATATAGTATAATCACAGCTTTATAATAATTCCTGGTCATGGTTCCACTCCTGGTCAGCTAATTGCTGTGGTTTGTTAAATAGAGATAGTTGGTAACGGATAATAACAAAAACTATAATAAAAGCAACCACAAGTTGAGGAATAAACCACAAAAATTGTAAAGTAGTATTTTCCAGCACCACAGCCGGATTGCTATGGTAAATAGACTGCAAAAGTTTAATGTTGAAAAACTCAATTATTAAGTAAATAATGGTTGACAGTATGACAGCTATAATCCTTTTAAACCAATCACCCATTTGAAAGAAAGTTAAAATTACCACTAATCCTGCGTTATAAAAAAACACATTTACGACATAACTAGCGGCGAAATGCCGGATAATATGGGCTGCTGCGCCCATGAGCAATCCTATCAAAAATACCTTTTTCCATGAGACTTTTAATCCCATTAAACTGCAGGCCAGCCAAGTTATAGCCACGGCTTCCGGTATGGAAAATAATAAAGTTTGCAGTACAGTCATTTTTCCCATCATGTCTCACCTACCTGAAAATTTCCTTGAGCCTAGTTTCGAAATCTTGATAAAGTCTTTTTGACAAATATGCAGTATACTCTTTTCCTTTAAACATGGATTCCCGGTAACACATAACGATATAGCTTTAAACCCTTGATACAACAGCATAGTTGACTCGTTAGGTGTTTAAACACATAACGATGTATACGAATACATCATATTGCTACAAGCCTTGCAAATAAAGCGATTGAACAATTCCTCGTTATGTATATGCGGGAATCTAGGTTTAAAGAAGATGATGAACGAGGCTCATGTAGAAGGGTCCACCAGTTGTCTTCCGTAATCATGGCCCGGATAACCAATACTCCCCCTCCTCTCGGTTGTCGAAGAATAGTTAATAATATCTATTTTCCGTATTTTCCATTTATATCCTGCCCCTTTTAAAAATATCCTATATATTAAAACTCACCTCCATTTATTTAGATTCAAAAAAGTGTCTTTTCGTTCCCGAAAATGACACTTTCGTTCCGTAAATCACATTTTTCCATTGCCCTATGCTACCATGAAATTGTAATAATTCGGAAAAGAAACCATTGATAGAGACTTAACCCCTAATGAAATTTCTGCTGCAAACGAAAAAGATGCTAAGATTAAGGCATACTTCAATTCGGGAAAACATAAGGCTAATGCAAGAAAAAACCTGGTTACTAAAGACGGGCAATTTTCTGTTCAAGCTTATAATTCGTTAGCAGTACCGATGCATCAACAGGAAACAACTTATTGGTGTGGTCCTGCAAGTGCTCTGCAAGCCATAGATTATATTATTGACAATAACGTTCCGAGTCAACAACAATTGGCCAATGAATGGGATCCCACAAATAATAAGTATGGGATGAATACTGATTTATATCATGGTACCACCAGTCCAGATATGGCTCGCGCCATGAATCATTGGATAGATACAACTTGGTATGTTGCCCGTGCAGAAGATAACTATGAGAACCTTTGGGCTAAACTTGTTTTTGCAGTTGATTATAGACATCCTGCAAATATTCTTGTTAATACACAGACTCTAAGTTGGTATAATGGCAAAGAGCTTACCCATTTCTTAACTGTTAGGGGATGGCATGACTGGAGTTCGGGAGAAAGAGAAGTTGATTTGGTTGACCCAAACTGGAATGACACTTACTTTGGTTACCAAAATTATGAACCCTATGATAATGTTTATAGTGCCGTTAATTCGCAAAGTTGGCGCGAAAATATTGTATATTAAACAGTTGAACCGCCATAAACTGAACGTTATAAATGACGACCCAGAAGACCAGATTAGTCATTACTAGATTATTGTTGGGGGCAAGCAAAGTGAAAAAAAGTATTTTATTTATCCTTACAATTTGCACGATACTTACCGTTTCTTCTTGTTACACTCCTCTGGAACAGAAAAGTTTTGTTATTAATAAGTTTGAGGTTAATACACACAATTTCAATGCAGCACAACCTGACATAAGTAATGGTAATTTGGTATGGGCAGGAGGTAATAATCGGGTATCTAGTAGTATATACCTATTGGACAAGGTATTTTTATATGATCTTGACACCAAGCAAATTACTACATTATTTCATACGCAATTTAATGGACAAACCGACGAAACTCAGATTAATAGTAAATGGGTTTGCTGGACAGATTGGAATGGTGAAAAAGGGGCTGTTTGGAAAATATATGCATATTCGCTTGAAAGGAAAAAACTCTATAAAATTGCTTCAGGTCAAAGTGACTTAAAACCAGACCAGAACACTCTTCCTAGGTTGACTCTATCCTCCAATGATTACTTAGCATGGTTTCAGACTAGCAACGCAGATGAAATATTGCAACGATCTTTAAAATTATATAATATTGAAACACGTGAAGAAAGGGATATAGCACTAGTTAAGTCACCTAAAGCAATGCCGAACATATCTAGAAAATATCTTGTTTGGTCAGAAGATAAAACTATTTTTGTTTATTCTTTAAGCAAAGAAAAAGTAATAGAAAAAATTATTACAGACCAACTAGCAATGTTTCCAAAAGTAAACGATGAATATGTGATATGGAATGAAGTTGGTGTATACCCCTTACTAAAAATGAAACGGATAGGGGAAAAAAAGAAAACTGACATCTTTACCGGTTCAGTATTCTTTTTTGATATTGGAACAGATTATATCGTATGGCAGTCAAAGCCGAATGGATCTATATTCGCTTATTCGATATCTAGAAATAGTACAGAAACAATTACATCATCGGGATTGTTGCCTTATATCAGAGGTAACAACCTAATTTGGGAGACTAAGGGTAAGGATAATAAGGTAATCTTTCACGTTGCAAAGCTGTTTTAATATAACTATAACCTAAAAATTTATTTTAGAGGAGAACCTTGTAACAAGGTTCTCCCTTTCGCACTAATTCCGTCCTTAGTTCCGTTTATCGGATAGGGAACCGGCCCTTTATGTCAAGGTATTAATAAGGCTATTTGGGTACATGAAAGAAGTAAGGACATCCTCAAATTATAGCCACGGTTTCCGGTATGGAAAATAAAAGTGTTTGTAGTACAGTCACCCTTCCCATCATATCTCACCTACCCGGAAATTTCTTTGAGCCTGATTCTGAATTCTTGATAAAGTCTTTTTGACAAATATGCCGTATAGTCTTTTCCTTTAAAGAAAATGGCAAACGAGGTTCTTGTGGAAGGTCTTACCGATGCTATTTTTGTAAGATTAACCAAATATGACCTACCGGTCTTAAAGAACAAGTCCTTATCCACCATTTCTTCCATGTCTTTAAGGGAATAGTTAGCTGTAATTACTTTAGCAGCGGTATAAACAAGCGTTTTCTTGTTATACGCCTCCACAAAATAAAGTTCATTTTGTTTAACTATCTCAACTGTTTCCCCTGTATTAAACTGAATTATTTTATCATTCCCGTTCAGTTTCCTTTTGATTCTAAACAGTGTCTGCTTCAACCGTTTTTTATCCAGGGGCTTTGTAATGTAGTCTGCGGCATAGAGAGCAAATGCTTCTTTCATAAACTGCTCATATGACGTGATAAAGATTATTTCCGTATCCCGCGACCGTTTCCGTATCACCCGTGCCACTTCAACACCGGAAATCTTAGGCATATTAATATCCAAAATAACTAGCTCAGGCTTGATATCTTCAAATACATTAAGAAACTCTTCACCGTTTGCGGCGGTAAATGCCACCTCTATCCCGTTAAATGATGCAATCTCATCTGCCAATTGCTCCCGAAACCACCGGTTGTCTTCCGCAATCATGGTCCGGATAACCACCAATCTCCCCCCCTCTCGCTTGTCGAAGAATGGCTCAATAATTTCTATTTTCCATATTTTACATTTGTATCCTGCTCCTTTTAAAAACATCCTTACATATTAAAACTAACCTACATCTATTTAGATTCAAAAAAGTGTCTTTTCGTTCCCGAAAATGACACTTTCGTTCCGTAAATCACATTTTCCCATTGCCATATGCTACCATTAAACTGTAATAATCAGGAAAGGGGGGAGGCTATGGAATTCCAAAAGGCGGGATTGTTAACGGCATTTTCTGGTTTGTTGGCTTTTGTCGCGACTCTATCAACGGTTACACCAAACTGTATAGGTTGGTTTTATGAGCCGAGAAAGCCTGAAACTCTATTAAAAACTGACTAATCTAGTGAAAAAGGGCTTTTTGGGGGGTGTCTAACGCTAAAAATATTATAGTAAGTTTTGCGTGTATAAATAAATTTGGTAAAATTAAGGAGGGGGAATTATGGCTAATAGAAAATTGTTATTAAGTTTTCTGATGTTTGCAGTAGGATTTATGCTACCTTTAATTCCGAAAGCTTATGCTGATTTAAGCTACCCAGACACAACTGTGAGCATCAATTATAATGGTGCTTACGATTATTATTATGCGGATGGTGCAGGTAAT is part of the Metallumcola ferriviriculae genome and harbors:
- a CDS encoding C39 family peptidase, which produces MHQQETTYWCGPASALQAIDYIIDNNVPSQQQLANEWDPTNNKYGMNTDLYHGTTSPDMARAMNHWIDTTWYVARAEDNYENLWAKLVFAVDYRHPANILVNTQTLSWYNGKELTHFLTVRGWHDWSSGEREVDLVDPNWNDTYFGYQNYEPYDNVYSAVNSQSWRENIVY
- a CDS encoding sensor histidine kinase; protein product: MTRNYYKAVIILYITQLALIVLLINNSFMKRYNVLQPNNDDILELIFGIVTFFLIIAAIFLIRKLYTSGLEEEQHRLMRLKFEHIQEQNRLYRRHRHDIKNHLSVISNLAKEKEYEKLEGYLSQYVKSLDDSMISIETGLKELDVLLFSKVTEARQKNISVDFKCSTMIKSDKRYVLDLVSILGNALDNGIEACETMPEQSQGVITVQIGDDPLDYIIEITNTFTQSQIFTSEMLFSAGFSTRKSKHTGDGLAIIKRLTEKLDGEMLLDIQDSLFRLKIEIPKHRLEA
- a CDS encoding LytR/AlgR family response regulator transcription factor, whose product is MVIRTMIAEDNRWFREQLADEIASFNGIEVAFTAANGEEFLNVFEDIKPELVILDINMPKISGVEVARVIRKRSRDTEIIFITSYEQFMKEAFALYAADYITKPLDKKRLKQTLFRIKRKLNGNDKIIQFNTGETVEIVKQNELYFVEAYNKKTLVYTAAKVITANYSLKDMEEMVDKDLFFKTGRSYLVNLTKIASVRPSTRTSFAIFFKGKDYTAYLSKRLYQEFRIRLKEISG
- a CDS encoding cyclic lactone autoinducer peptide — its product is MEFQKAGLLTAFSGLLAFVATLSTVTPNCIGWFYEPRKPETLLKTD